A region of the Litorilinea aerophila genome:
TGGAGTCGTTCAAACCTCCGCCCATCGACCGAACCAGTCCGCCGATGGGCCTGCAACCTGTCCCAGTCTGAAAGGGACAGGGCAGCCCTTAGCTGCGGATCATCTCCATCTCGGGGCTGTCGGCCGCGTCCAGCACGGCCCGGACGATCTTGTCGTAGCCGGTGCAGCGGCAGAGGTTGCCCGCCAGCCACATGCGGACGTCGTGCTCGGTGGGGTCGGGGTTTTTGTCCAGCAGCGCCTTGGCGGAGACGATGAAGCCCGGCGTGCAGATGCCACACTGGAGGGCAGCATGCTCCAGGAATTTCTGCTGCAGGGGATGGAGCCGGTCGCCCAGGGCGATCCCTTCGATGGTGGTGATCTCGGCGCCCTCGGCCTCCACCGCCAACACCAGACAGGAATTCA
Encoded here:
- a CDS encoding (2Fe-2S)-binding protein, which translates into the protein MSKKVQVQTTINGEEVEFLCEPRQSLLEVLRETLLLTGAKEGCNNGNCGACNVIMNGRLVNSCLVLAVEAEGAEITTIEGIALGDRLHPLQQKFLEHAALQCGICTPGFIVSAKALLDKNPDPTEHDVRMWLAGNLCRCTGYDKIVRAVLDAADSPEMEMIRS